ataataatttgagtgATTTGACTACGACTAAAGCTAATGAAAAGACAATTGCACACCGAATATCTCAGATCCAAGTGCGGTTCTACCGACTCGAATCCGACCGTGTCACAAACCCTGACTAATTACCTTTAAACATGGATTCTCtttaccatttttaaaatataattagggTTTTGGAAAGATTCTAACTTTATAAATAGTTTAAATGGAATCTTTTGAAAATTCGACGGCCTCGATCAAATCTCTATAAGATCCACGACATTCAGTAGCATTCCTTTCAGTTTTCACCTCTGCCACGACTCTCTTCAGCGGTCAGAGATAGAGGAGTCGCCGAGGGGAATCAGCAGCCGCCGTCACGATGTGTGGTATACTCGCCGTTCTCGGTTGCATTGACAACTCTCAGGCCAAGCGCTCGCGAATCATTGAATTGTCTCGAAGGTCTACTGTTGTTATTTTTTCTTAGTTTgaagttacaattttttttcctgaatGTTGAATTGAATGGTTGATGataatttgtttgaatttgtttgGAGTTTTAATAGTGAATGCATTTTCCTTGCTGTGCTTTTCGATTCTGTCTCTATTCTCATTATCCAAGTGTTTCTTTTCTGAAGAAGTTAAAAAGATTGGTTGATTTGTGAGAGAAATGTTCTGACTGAAGACGAATCGCATAATGCAGCGACTATGGCTGTTTTGCTTTATAAtaactttgaaaatgaaaatccaatcggaaaaaatttatattctgGGAATTGTAAAACGTTTGTGGAGGACTCACCGTCTTCTGCATTCTTgtcttgtttttaatttaaatttttttttattttggtaaattgccCATATtcttaggaaaataaaattttggtatttattttctttcatctgCTCAGGAAAATGAAATGCCAGAAAATGGCACCTTTCTCAACAATACTGTTTAAAAATCACGATTTTTATTAACTGTTTTTGGACAGAACCAAACAGGGCTAATGTTTTGCTTGGCATCgataaaatacttttctcacttttaagagaaaattttgCAATGATTTTGGGTCtacaaagggaagaaaaatagCTCTAAAATGTTTGCTTGCTGAGATGAAGATGCTCAGATAAGTAAACAGTTGTAAAATTTTATGTTGGTGGGCAACCCAATTGCATTGATGATAAACattggaaagaaaaggaaaaaggggaaGATATTCATTCAGCCACAAGGTATACGCACAAGCAGAAAAGGAAGAATAAATGAGCTCATCTTCTTGTCTGACCAACTCTTGCTTTTTACCTGATAGACTAAACTCCTAACTGcattgtttttatttcctttgatttgaATGGACAGGTTGCGCCATAGAGGTCCTGATTGGAGTGGCTTGCATTGTCACCAGGATTGTTATCTTGCTCATCAAAGATTAGCTATTGTAGACCCTACTTCTGGAGATCAGCCTCTTTACAATGAAGACAAGACAGTTGTTGTCacggtatttttttttttaagattttattttttttcctttgtagttCTCTTTTTTGTAGGTTATCTTGGCTCTTACAGGGTATACTCTGGAAAAATAGGAATAAGTCACATTTTTTACTTTGACATTCTTGTTTGTGGAAATCCAGTAGCTTGTGAATTTTAGTATATAGTTATTGATAAAAGGATTGTGTTGGAGGTTTCCTCTTAAACATGACATATGATGGATTGTTGGCAAATGATGGTAATAATGGGTTGAACAACCTGAATAAGATGCAAGCAATATTTGTTTTATGGATCTTGCACAGAAATGCATGGGAGActgatttattattttcttgttatttgcactttgaactttcttttttcactttctaAATCTACTCCTCATATCTGATGAGTGGAGCTTTTGCTTTTAGGTTAACGGGGAGATATACAACCATAAACAATTGCGAGAAAAGTTGACGTCGCATCAGTTTCGAACTGGAAGTGATTGTGAAGTGATTGCCCATCTTGTGAGTACCAAGTACTTGAGAACTTATTCTTGCCAATCTATTTGTccttttgatttcttatttagGTAGTGTTATCGAATCATAACATTGTGGATATGAGTACTTATGGGTGGGACAAATCATTTTGTGTGGATAAGATTCCACTATTGTGAAAACACAAAGTAGTAGGGAGGttctttcatttgtttgtttgtttgtttatttatttatttatttatttcataaccTAGCTACCCGTCTTTGACAGTATGAAGAATATGGAGAAGATTTTGTGGAAATGTTGGATGGAATGTTCTCCTTTGTCCTTCTTGACACCCGTGATAAAAGTTTCATTGCAGCTCGGGATGCTATTGGTATCACACCACTTTACATTGGCTGGGGTCTTGATGGTATGCAACTTTAACTTTGTATGTGTACTTCAACATTGCTTTGCTCTGTACTCTGGGGAAGTGTCATAGAGATGGTTTTTTTTGGATGTTGTTGCATATTTAGTTGTATCTTTAAGCTTTTGTGGGCAACACTGCATTAAGATCGTCTTGAAGCAGCTATTTctaacaaaattatttgaaaagcaGTTTTTCATTGGAAGGAATGAAAAAAGGATTAATGTGCACATCTAATAGTGGGCTTGTGGATTTATTCAAATTGTGGTTATCATTAGTCAGAATTATTTTCACCTTATGCACCTGCACAAGGCTTTCAATGCATTTTGAAGCTATCGTATGGGTAAACTTGATGTTTCATAACCTGGCTGTTGATCTATTATCAGTTCAAATTGCCTCTTCACTTGTTCTTTTGCTGTGGCATAGTTCAATCCATTATCTTCTGATGCTATATGGCTGAAAGAGCTATCTGCCCTTGGGTGTTGTTATATCTTTTCTATGTGAGATGTTGGTACATGTAACTATACAAATTGGATGAAACTCATCATTTGATTCTAATTGTGCAAGATCttggtaatatatatatatatatatatatatatgtatgtatatatatatatatgtatgtatgtatgtatgtatgtatggagttgatatatttgtaataactgaATTGAGTTGCATACCAATTCTATTATGATGTTATGTAGGAAAGATTCTTAGCAGGTTTTTAAAGCTTGAGTGACAAAGAGTAGTCAATACTAACTATTTACTGGTGAGGCACCTTGGCATCTTAGATTCTAGGACATAATCTTGGTTGATGAAATTGAGAGGTTGGGAAgaaaatttgtttccttttttttttttcagtttcatTTGTCATccatacatatatttttattaaggcTTTACTTTTACAGTTTTATGGTACTTTTATGGAGTTATAAATTCTGAAAATGGTTGCCGATCTTCATTGGCAGATGTAGGATGATTCTTGCTAGATATTGGTTTTATATTACTGCTATAAGATTGGTCTAAAGAGCTGAAGAGGATGCAACTTTGTAAAACTAGGACTAGTGTAGAAACTTAATGAATTTATATTCCAGGGTTTAGTAAAATCATGAGTTCAAATTTTTGTTTGCATTTCAAGAAAAATCTTGactttaattgttttaaaaaattcagcTACTATAAAACTGGCATTGATTTTTGGTCCACTAAAACGTGGCTGGCTTACTTGACACCTCTGTTTCTTCTTGTCTTGGATGTGGCAAACATTTGGGTGAAACATTTATACTGTATTCTGTTTTTCCTCTTATAAGGGATGCATGCTTACTTATTAAAGATGTGTGATTGTCTTGTAGGATCAATCTGGTTTGCTTCAGAAATGAAAGCTCTAAGTGATGATTGTGAGCGATTCATGTCTTTCCTTCCCGGGCATTACTATTCAAGCAAACGTGGTATgcatattttaagatattagaTATTGgagttttatattgtttaatttttatgttattctttttcttaaatCTTTAAATCAGTTGTATATTCTGGTGTGGTGTTTTTCAATCtgatttttgtatttgtttGAGGGATTTTGCAAGAGGCAACCTTTTATcccaaggaaaatgatttattcTTTATAAGTAGAAGTGTATCCTTTTTAGAATATCCTGATCCATAATATTGATagcaaaatttattatataatttaattacatCAAAATGTTGATAAAAGTTTAATGATATGTAGAAACATGTTTACAAGGGTGAAAGAAGGGAGCTGGGTTTTAATTTCCCAAGAGGAACTTAAGAGTTTGTCTAAAATTTGGCAAGATGAGGGGTTGAGGATAtcttatatcaaattatttttttagtttaatggTCAAAAAATTGCCTCAAAATGTggtttcttttaactttttcctaaaaaggaatagaataaaatttcaaaattgcaCTTTTCTGTTAACcactttttaagtttttctGACGTTGTGCATATACACTTATATTAACACTTTTTTAATTAACATGTCTGCAGGAGAGCTCAGAAGGTGGTATAACCCACCATGGTACTCAGAGCACATACCTTCAACTCCATATGATCCACTTGTTTTACGTGAGGCCTTTGAAAAGGCAAGTTCTAGTCTCTTCTTTTCATGCTTAACCACTATCGTTTTATTTGATTAGTTTTTGAAGTAGTAACCTCCTTTTGCTTTTTCTGGTGTGAGATATTAAGATTTAAAGACTTGCTTTGTAGTCTATACTTTTTGTGACTAAAGATTTCTATTATTTGGATCATCGATGGATTAACATGGAATGGAGATAACTggcttttaaaaaaaggaaaaagggctTGTAAGGTTGTTACTTGATGGGCATGTGGGGTGCTGATTTTAGGAGTTCTGGAGAGAGGACAATAGAGGAAGAGTAGGTCTATGAAGGTCTAACATTCCTCAAGGGGGATAAACCATGAACTAAAACAGGTATGTGGGGAATCTCGTTTGTTAGGAAACTATTAAGGAGGATTTTGCAGAGctatttgaaaactattattgGAGAATGAGTTGGATTTGTGGTTTGATCCCTCCTTTATGCCACCATTTTTTGGTAGCCTTTATTATTGACAACCAGGATGCTAATTCTATACATTAGAAAGCTGAGAAGCCTTGTACATAATAGCAGTGAAGAGGTGATACTGTCCTGGCATTAGGAGGGATATCTTAAAAGGAAGGAGAGGTCTCTCATTTATCAAAGATGATGTATCCATATTACTTGGCCTTTATTTACAAATCTTTCACTTTGAAAGAATGTGGGGAAGGTAGGGACTTCAACCCATTGTTGTTTCCCTGAAAAACTCTACTCGAATTCTCTCCAGAGCTACATTTTCTTTAGAATGGTGAAGGAAGATATGATGTGAATTGGGAGATCAGAAAATATGCTTTTCACCAAAGTGAGCCTACCACCTTTTGAAGGTTAATCTTCCAAGAAGccaaactttttttaatttctcattcACTGCATACCAAACAGCAGAACTCTTGAAAGAGGTTTCCAAAGGCAAACCTTAATATGTAGAAGGAAGTTAACCCACTCCACATCCTAAGGCCAACTGTGCTACCTCCTTGACACACCAAACTGAAATATGCTCActcttttccaaatttatttttaagccTGAAACAGCTTTGAACCATAGAATTGGTCATCTCAAATATAACAATTAATCCTTTCCAGCCTcacaaaaaagaagagaattgCTAGtgaacctatcaaaaaaaaagagaattgcTAGTGAACAAAATAGGTGAGATCATAACCTGCCTTCTCCCCTCCATCCCACCGTGAAGTCATTAATGAAGCTTCCATCTATTGCCCAGTCCACAATTGGATTCAATGCCTTCACCACCAAAATGTGTAAAGAGGGAAAAATGGGTCTCTTTGCCTCAAGCCTCTTCAGCTTTACGAATAACCCGTTGCAGTCCCATTGATTAATACTTAAAACTGAATTGTCCAATTTGCAAGTTGCCGCAGCTCTTAAGCTTTTGATTCTGTATTCAAGTTCCAGTTCACtgctattattttctttattgttttacttatttttaagcTTTCATATGCATTCTTAACcacacataaatatatatttccatGTATGAAATTAAGAAACACATATAGTTCTGTTGCAGTGCCTAGATTTTTGTGAATTGTCATGATTTCCCCTTTGTATGGTCAAACCATGATGGCTGCATTTGAATCCACAAATCATAGATAATGTCTCAATAAGATTTTGAagaaagaagaattttttttgaataatggAGGTTCTATCAttcttcattctcatttttGAAGTAAAACACTATGACATGTTTCTAAGAACCCAGAAAATCCTCTTAAGgaatatttacattattttctcACCACATTTCTTCTGAGTATTAATTTTTCTACTGGAAGTTCTGGACTGGGAGATGATGCTTAATACTTCATTTTCAGCTATTATCTTTACCTCTGTTATTTAACTATTCTTGATGAGAGCATATGTTTTCTTACAAAACTACTGCTATGAAGTTACTAATTGGAATCTCTTCAAGTTTAGAAcctttaacttttattttattttagcatAAAGTGGGTATTAGTGGAAACTTCTGGTGTTCTATCTTGACTATCTTATTTCATTCAATTTCTATAACTGGCTTTTAACACTGTTTTCATCATAATGCAGGCTGTAATTAAGAGGCTTATGACTGATGTACCATTTGGTGTACTTTTGTCTGGAGGGCTGGACTCATCACTTGTTGCTTCTGTGGCTTCTCGTTATATGCTTCAATCAGAGGCTGCTTGCCAATGGGGTTCACAGTTGCACACCTTCTGCATTGGTCTCAAGGTCATAAAACTGTCTCTCATGTGAAGTAGCCATATCTTGTACTTGTGATTTCCTATTTTCCTCTGGGAGTTTCAACAAGTATATGTCAATCTTCACTGCATAAATATagtttttatgaaatttatatattcttttgttcTGGTTCTTCTTTCTGTAACATATACAGCATGTCATGggatatatttttgaaaataaatatcataatgaCTGTGGTAGCTTGCTATGCTTATATCTGACAGTATCTGGTATGATATACATACCACCCATGCATGCTAGTTTTTTGGCATTCTGTAACTAGTAATTCTCTGATTTTATTTGATCCTGAGGCATGGCTTAATATAGTTacttataattgatttattttttctgcACCTTATATAGTTCATTGGATATTTCTCAAGAAGTTACATACGTTTTCATGGAGCTGGTTTCTGAGGAGCccatttatatttctatttgaGTCATGGGGTAGCTTCAATGTTCTTAACCTATGGAACAAAGAGAGGCATAGCCATGCAGGTGTTGGTATCCAACATGTACATGGAGTGTCTGGCATAGTTGCTTCAAAGAAATGAAGTGTAATATAGCTTGAAGAAAGAAGAGATATCAAGGACAAGTGCTTCTTGTGTTGTAATGTTTCTACGCCATATGACAAGGACAATAGCATGGGTATGGTTGTCCAACAGGGTTACAAGGTGTCTGGCATGTTCACCTTACACCAAAATGTATTGCACATGGTTGTTAATGCCCAAAATGGTGTTTTGCACTTGTTTATGTTGCATGCCAGACATGGAAGAATTTACTTGAATATTAACGTCCTGGTTATGCTGCATCTAATGTGATCTTTTATCCAAAGATACGAGTTGTCTGTTAGATTTATCTTTTGGAATTCCCTTGCATGAAATTTCAgctaatctttttcttttacttctacTGTGCAGGGCTCCCCAGATTTGAAAGCTGCCAGGGAGGTTGCAAATTATCTTGGAACTCGTCACCATGAGTTTCACTTCACTGTTCAGGTATTTTCTTACCTTTTAGGTCAATGCATCTAGTGCATGCATCGTTTTTGTTGAAAGATTTAAGgaattgcttttctttgctaTATCAGGAAGGCTTAGATGCACTTGAGGAAGTCATCTACCATATTGAAACATATGATGTGACCACTATTAGAGCCAGCACTCCTATGTTCCTTATGTCTCGAAAGATCAAATCCTTGGGAGTGAAAATGGTTCTTTCTGGGGAGGGGTCGGATGAAATTTTTGGAGGCTACCTGTACTTCCACAAGGCACCTAACAAGGAAGAGCTTCACCAGGAAACATGTCGAAAGGTATGCAGactgtgtttttctttttcctgaaTTGGAGCCAGACCTAATTATATTGTACACGATGACATTGTTGAATTTTGTTCAACTGCTACAATGAATTTCTTTCAGTTCTGATGTCtgccttaataatttttcagaTTAAAGCTCTTCATCTTTATGACTGCCTGAGGGCGAATAAATCAACTTCAGCATGGGGTGTTGAGGCTCGTGTGCCCTTTTTAGATAAAGAATTCATCAACATTGCGATGAACATTGATCCAGAGTGGAAAATGGCAAGTATAAGACTTCTGAACTTAAGTTTACTTCTCTCCCATTTCAACTTCCAAGAAGCTCAACTTTATCATATGATTATAATAGCCCATTTATTGTAATTGATACAGTGGTGGCTACCCATAACATggatattaaaaaggaaatctATCACTGCCCTTACATAAGAAAAATAGATCAGTAATCTGCCAAAAATATGGAGATGcagtttaattttcttttgtgcaTTTTATCCTATccctgttttttattttagtcttaTGACATCTGGATATACATCTTGAGCATCccatcttttcaaatttgtcatattttctCATGAGTATGGACATCCCAAGTATTTGGTGCTCCTTTTGGTGTTGGCACCTGGTGCATAATTTTGTATAGGAAGTGCTTTAGCAGGTTGTTCTTCATCATGTTATGTCCATGTAGAAGCATTTTACAATGTCATTAGGACTAGCTTTTATTGTCCATTGATGATAGTAGCTGGTCAGTTCTTCAGAAAATTATACAATTGAATTCCCCTTTCTGGTTTATGACCACTGGAAATGGTTTATGTCGTTGTTTTGTTAGTTTTGTAGTGCTAGTGAATCAGGCAGTATACCAAGCCTCATTCTTTATATGAATATCCATCTTACTTGTCTGATCAACAATTACAGGTCAGGCCTGATCTTGGAAGGATTGAGAAGTGGGTCTTGCGCAATGCATTTGATGATGATCAGAAGCCATATCTGCCAAAAGTATGTTGCCTTCTTCTTTTGCATCAAgtccaatttttcattttgcatgttttacttgttttttttctgAAAGTGTTCTCATCAGGCTTCATGTATTAAAGAGTACCTTtgacattttatattttcatgaaCAGTAGTTGAAAgtgtcttcattttttttttcagcacaTATTATACAGGCAAAAGGAACAATTCAGTGATGGAGTTGGATACAGGTGGATTGATGGTTTGAAGGATCATGCAAACGAACATGTATGGCATCTTTGAGATATGGACACAGTTATATTGATTAAATTCTTTTGTGATTCAATCCTTGCCAAATTGTTTCTGGCTTTTTGTTAAGGCTATAGTCCAAGAAACGCAAGGTCCCACTTTTCTCTGCTGATTATGATTAATATTTCACATTTTTGTTTGTGATTGGCCAGGTTACAGATGCTATGTTGTTGAATGCTAACTTTGTTTATCCTGAAAACACTCCAACCACAAAAGAGGGGTACTACTACAGGGCTATCTTTGAGAAGTTCTTTCCCAAGGTGGAACATTACtttctctatttctttctttttttctttattaggtGATTGAACTTAGACCCTTGAGGCTTAGCTGAGGTGTAAGAGATTGGGTGAGGACAATAGAGGTTTCTTGTTTGATTCAATTTAGGAAAAAGGAAATCTATAAAGAAGGGACTTATTTAACTTTCACTACTTTCCTGATTTTTTGCTCTTTTATTTGCCATTTAGCTTTGATAAAAAGGTCTTCCCCTGCCCTTTGCTTGATTTGAAATAGGTCGTGAGAgagaacaaatttaaattttatgacaGGTGGAGAAAACCTGTAGCATATGTATTTGTTTGCAAGATTACTGCTAGCTGTGGATTTTGgctctcttctttctttttgttcacAATCCAAGGATATTTCGATTAATCTATCTTTTTGTGCAGAATGCTGCAAGGTCAACTGTTCCAGGAGGTCCAAGTGTAGCATGCAGTACTGCAAAAGCAGTGGAATGGGATGCGGCATGGTCGAAAAATCCTGACCCATCTGGCCGGGCTGCTCTTGGTGTTCATGAATGTGCTTATGAGGAAGCAGTGGACGCGAAGAATGCCAATCTGATAAACGGTACCACTCAGAAACCACAAGAAGGGATACAAGAGAAGACCACGACAGCCATTTGATCGAGAATTCCATAGAATCCTCATTTGTCAAATGATCTCAAACTTAGGGTTTATTGCTGATGAGTGATGATAAAGGTACTCTACTCTTTAAAGTAATCTCCAGGTTTAACCTTTGTCTGAATTAGCAAGCTTTGTTTGAATTCtaggtaaaaaataataataataatgtagcCATGCAATTCATTTTACTAGGGAAGAGCGTTTTATACAAGAAGATTTAGTGAGTTGAGTGACATGCTTGTGCTTATTCGCTGACAGATCATGCGACAAATGCTTGGCCGATACAACGGGAGTCCAGATTTATGTGTCCAAGTTAAATGTTGAAGTGTTGTTTATTAGATATTTAATTACGGATGATGGTATTGTCTTTGGATTTTATTCGGTTAGTAGTAAGTATGAAGTGTTTTTTCCCCTCTCTCAAGCCATGCGTGTTCTGTTTTTGCCGTAAAACAATTTAGGGATTCATTTCCTGTGCAGTTGGGAATCCCTGAAACTAGGCTTGTACATTCGTCGTAATATTGTTCTCTTTTTTGTGAAATATAAAGAAGAGAGGAGCAGTCCCAGAGTACAATCCCTGAACTGAGAAATCTGGTATTGTGCAGGGGACAGAATAAAGATGGGATGAACCTCAACAAATCCACCCTTACCATAAGCACATGAATGATGTTCTTAAAGAAGGGATACATGCATACACTTCCGCTCTATTTGATTCCTGAAGATGCGGGgggaaaaatagaaataaataaatttaaatataataaattatttttatgtgttattttaaatttattttatttattttaatttttttatataaaaattaaataatttgagattGTAAAGgtttcttattaattaatttatatttgattttttatacttttcatggtacaatcaaataaataaaaatgatttttcttaatacttttttccttcttttcttgtaAGTTtctaagaatcaaacataacttaattatttttaaacatatcatataagtattaaatttgaattttacaaaCTTGGGTtgtattttatgattattattttttttcattgatgtGCGTATGAAACACACTTTCCCCAATTATTTTTGGACATGTCacaaatgtataaaatttgaaacttataaACTTGGATTCTATTTTACGTTTTTTTCACATGTGTATGAAACGCAATTTTCCTGATTATATTTTAGACATAtgtattaaatttgaattttacaaaCTTAGGTTTGATTGTATGGTTTTTTTCACATGAAACACACTTTTCCCAAATTTTGTATTCTACAAACTCaggttttattttatgattgtttTTACATGTTCGTGTGAAATACATTTTTCCCAATTAATTCTATACATATgtattacattttaattttacaaatttgagttCCTATTTTATGGTTCTTTTCACATGTGCTTGAAAcacctttcataatttttagtATTGCTTATACCAATTAataaggtcatgtttggtttttggaaacttaaaaaaaaaatgaaaaaaccaaacattagaaaataaaaaataattaaaattaataagaaactaatacattattaaattatttaatggttatataaaaaaaattaaaataagtaaaataaatttgaagtaatatatataaataatttattaacttcaatttttttttttcttttgcttttcctcTCTAACCCTCCTATTTCCCCCCACATTTTCTAGA
Above is a genomic segment from Vitis riparia cultivar Riparia Gloire de Montpellier isolate 1030 chromosome 7, EGFV_Vit.rip_1.0, whole genome shotgun sequence containing:
- the LOC117918710 gene encoding asparagine synthetase [glutamine-hydrolyzing] 2, coding for MCGILAVLGCIDNSQAKRSRIIELSRRLRHRGPDWSGLHCHQDCYLAHQRLAIVDPTSGDQPLYNEDKTVVVTVNGEIYNHKQLREKLTSHQFRTGSDCEVIAHLYEEYGEDFVEMLDGMFSFVLLDTRDKSFIAARDAIGITPLYIGWGLDGSIWFASEMKALSDDCERFMSFLPGHYYSSKRGELRRWYNPPWYSEHIPSTPYDPLVLREAFEKAVIKRLMTDVPFGVLLSGGLDSSLVASVASRYMLQSEAACQWGSQLHTFCIGLKGSPDLKAAREVANYLGTRHHEFHFTVQEGLDALEEVIYHIETYDVTTIRASTPMFLMSRKIKSLGVKMVLSGEGSDEIFGGYLYFHKAPNKEELHQETCRKIKALHLYDCLRANKSTSAWGVEARVPFLDKEFINIAMNIDPEWKMVRPDLGRIEKWVLRNAFDDDQKPYLPKHILYRQKEQFSDGVGYRWIDGLKDHANEHVTDAMLLNANFVYPENTPTTKEGYYYRAIFEKFFPKNAARSTVPGGPSVACSTAKAVEWDAAWSKNPDPSGRAALGVHECAYEEAVDAKNANLINGTTQKPQEGIQEKTTTAI